TGGCACCTCGCCACCCCCAGATCCCTGCTCCACATCTTTAATGGTGTAGACTGTGGAGAGAGCAGCTGTCTCGGCTCTTTGTTGGAGAGCTCCGCAGAGGGACCGAGGCgtccccctctcttcctctcttcagaCCCGCCGCCTGGCTCCATGTGGCGGCCAGTCAGAACGCCAATAATAGGGGGGAGAATGGGCCATATGCACGTTTCTGCTTTTCAAAAGCCAATGATGAATTACATCTttattaaaggtctcatattatgctcattttcaggttcatacttgtattttgtgtttctactagaatatgtttacatgctttaaagggactatttgtaactttaagaaatgcttgttaacagcgacacctgtggccgtgaagtcaacgaaagtcagcatcgggttCGCAAATgactcgctctaaatagacataaacgagcatcactcaaaacagtgaggcgacacacgtcagctaaaacaacaatatcactctatatttcacctgcttggcagtaatgttagctgaccagacgaaggtctctccatgaatcaatgctgatcctagtgttggcttttcctgcctcgctccggggctgaagcatgaaaagcgggtcggtgcccgcagggagacacaggcacccggtcggagacggtaacgtttctctctgcggagctccgtcacttcacaagacacggaaaacctctgttggtctggaggagctgcagcagttatttctgcacaaacgttcactaaaatatctagtgaatgtacactagatattctcagagctaaactaactattctgcagtgtgtagtgagcgcgcatgcacgtccAGAGGTTGAGCGAGAACGCAAGAACACACGCGGTGTGgtagtgaaggcaggcaggcagaggagcggtctggacagcgtagccacacgcgagtgcgcatatgcgagcgcgcatgggatcccgaccggATAGATTTATaagtgtaaaaagttacaaacagtccctttaaaggacccatattatgctcattttcaggttcatacttgtattttgtgtttctactagaacatgtttacatgctgtaatgttaaaaaaaaactttatttttaacacCTTGGGTCCATgtatacttcctgtcagctgatgacattcacatccactgcaaccaggaataaactgggacacatttagaaaaaattgtgtcaagggtcttaatattgtatattcgtgacatcacgaatgggcagaaatcctgacagcttgtttcaaatgcacagtttctgaatacgggctgtgtgtatttccctgtggattgagcgtttctatactttcacagtatttataagcctgctttataataaaaaaaataaaaaaaaatctcacttttttataatatgggacctttaaaacgtATATGTTCCAGACCATAGGCTACATCCTGACAATTTTTTGCGCCCATATGGAGGCGGCTGTGATGTTAAGTGCTCCCAAATCCCTGTTTCAATCCTCACTGGGTTCCTTAACAAAGAAGCCTGGAGttagttaattattattatttattaaattttctATCAccatgtttattatttttgaatatattgaataattttaataatgtattattatttatttaattttgtattacccatgtatattatttttgaatatatttaatcttttaattattttttttcaacaatgaATTAACATTCCCTGACAATATTCTATCTCGCAAATTTTCTTGAAGATTTTCTTATTACCcatgtatattatttttatatatatttaatattttttattatttattattgaattatgttttacaattttatatatatatttttttttcctgttataGTACTCTTAggtagggctgcatgattttgAAGAAATATATCCAAAAATCCAGGCTGACTGTTGTAATAAACATTTGATCATATTTCCATATCTATATTTGTATGATTATATTAGTAAATAATCTGTTAAGTAAAAAGTTTGGGTCTCCTTGCTGGAGCTGCTAAATGGGAGGGTCCCACTGCACTGCATGGCCATTATAGTAGACATTTCCAAACATAATGACAAGAGCAACACATGAACCAGAATCAAATCTCAAGGGTTTACAatcagttttattattattaatgtttggGTTAATCATACAGCAAAGGAGGAAGACATAAAAAATCTATGCAATGACAAGCGAGTGGTCTATAAGAAGCAGAGTCATGCCTTATaacatcaaataaataaagctgttaatacaataaatacataaaagatTAATAAAGGCCTTCTATAATGCAGGCTACGAGAAGTTGACTTCTGAAGGGAAGTACTGAGAAAAGGTCATCATTATAGCACacctacaataataataatcactggAACAAAACTGCCCCACGTTTGTCTTTTGAGCAGCATATCTATAAGATACATAATACAAGGTGGTCTAACACAACGGATGATCCACCAGGTCACCAGGGCCTCCACATCTCCAGCATCCCCAGGTGGGAGCTGTGGAGTGCGGGCCTCTCTGGGCGTGTGGGCCCTTCTCTCTGGAGCTGCCTCCCAGCACGGGGGTCTCCTCTGGGGGGAGTGCCGGCCGGAAGAGGGGCATCACGTCTGGGTGAGGCCTGGAGGGGCCGCTCATCGGTGGACCTGGGCAGGGACTTGAGGAGGTGGTTGAGCAGGCGGGAGCCCATAGTTTTGTCCATCCACTCGCAGGTGAGGAGCATGTTGTGGACTTCATGCATGCACTGGATGTAGCCTGTGCTGTACTTCTGCTGGGCCTCCAGGCCTAGTGTGGgatctggaggagagagaggaggtgtgaGGTTATAGCAGCTCCTGGTGGTGACAGAGGAGAACAACATGCAtccaataaaacaacaactgttGCTTCTTTCCCACCAGGAAGCTGCTCAGTAATACTTCATGTAGGAGCTGAGACTGTCAGAGCTGATGGGGGAATTTAAGCCCATTTTAAAGAATCGAGAAAGTGGCACTCTAGGTCGATTGTTCTTGAATTTCTCACTGAATTGTTTGTACATTAATAGCTGTTTTTATGTTACATAAAAAGTGGATGTCATGCTCCTTCACTTGTGGCGTGTGACAGGTGTATTTGTCtgcttgtgttgtttgtttttaatgtagtAACTATGTCTGTGCTGCCCTCTTGGccattttaatctcaatgagttttcACCTTGTAAATAAAGGATATATATAtctttcacaacacaataaGACCAGATAACAACCCTCCTCTAACCATCACTTTACAGCTGAATACAAGTAGCCTCTGAGATCATTTGATGTGCTaatgctgctctctgctgtcaACTAGGGATCTCAAGATATTTCATGGCACATTTCACTTCTTATTGCCCATTTTTACGCAAAGAATAACATAAATGATTGAGATGATCCACAGTAATCTTGCATTACCATATAATGTGACTCATAAAGACAAGTGTTCCTTACCGTTGAGTTTAATGCTCTGGATGTTTTGCAGATGCTTCACTGTCATCTCTAGGATGTCAGCTTTCTCCAGTTTGGATTGCTGTTGAGAGATGAGATGAGCAGCCTTGAAGTTAACTTGATGA
The Sebastes fasciatus isolate fSebFas1 chromosome 7, fSebFas1.pri, whole genome shotgun sequence genome window above contains:
- the her8.2 gene encoding hairy-related 8.2 produces the protein MTASSMEHNVGKHPSAKEERKMRKPLIERKRRERINNCLDQLKETVIGAFRLDQSKLEKADILEMTVKHLQNIQSIKLNDPTLGLEAQQKYSTGYIQCMHEVHNMLLTCEWMDKTMGSRLLNHLLKSLPRSTDERPLQASPRRDAPLPAGTPPRGDPRAGRQLQREGPTRPERPALHSSHLGMLEMWRPW